A DNA window from Acidimicrobiia bacterium contains the following coding sequences:
- the gcvH gene encoding glycine cleavage system protein GcvH, producing the protein MEFPDDVRYTTEHEWVRLDGGTARVGITDYAQDSLGDVVFVDLPDEGLDAVAGASVCEVESTKAVSEIYAPVTGEITAVNAALDDTPELLNTDPFGEGWIFEMAPSDTAEVESLLDASAYRAHTES; encoded by the coding sequence ATGGAGTTCCCCGACGATGTGCGCTACACGACCGAGCACGAGTGGGTCCGACTCGACGGCGGGACCGCCCGCGTCGGGATCACCGACTACGCGCAGGACTCCCTGGGCGACGTCGTGTTCGTGGACCTCCCCGACGAGGGTCTCGACGCCGTCGCGGGGGCGTCCGTGTGTGAGGTGGAGTCCACCAAGGCCGTGTCGGAGATCTACGCCCCGGTGACCGGAGAGATCACGGCGGTCAACGCCGCGCTCGACGACACACCGGAGCTGCTCAACACGGATCCCTTCGGCGAGGGCTGGATCTTCGAGATGGCCCCCTCGGACACGGCCGAGGTCGAGTCGCTCCTGGACGCCTCGGCATACAGGGCGCACACGGAGTCATAG
- a CDS encoding DUF881 domain-containing protein, translating into MSVSDRIGPLLLPVVAAIMGFVLVSQVSTTDDLTEQLEAESETDLTTIFARLNEESAALQTELTDLRIQLQTLESSAEQDALARAAAEAELSQLEILAGTVGARGQGIVVRIEDPEGVLEPGDMLDLIQELRDAGAEAIAVADQRVGVATSFAGRAGSVTMDGTTLPASFEVLAIGDPATLEGGLAIRGGALELLEAGGDLAVAVSAQTEVEVPPLR; encoded by the coding sequence GTGAGTGTGTCCGACAGGATCGGCCCCCTGCTCCTGCCGGTCGTCGCCGCGATCATGGGTTTCGTGCTCGTCAGCCAGGTGAGCACGACCGACGACCTCACCGAGCAGCTGGAGGCGGAGAGCGAGACCGACCTCACGACGATCTTCGCGCGACTCAACGAGGAGAGCGCGGCGTTGCAGACCGAGTTGACCGATCTCCGGATCCAGCTCCAGACCCTCGAGTCGTCGGCCGAGCAGGACGCGCTGGCACGCGCCGCCGCGGAGGCCGAGCTCTCACAGCTCGAGATCCTCGCGGGAACCGTCGGCGCGCGGGGACAGGGCATCGTGGTGCGAATCGAGGACCCCGAGGGCGTCCTCGAGCCCGGTGACATGCTGGACCTGATCCAGGAACTGCGCGACGCCGGCGCCGAGGCCATCGCCGTCGCCGACCAGAGGGTCGGTGTCGCCACGAGTTTCGCCGGTCGTGCAGGCAGCGTCACGATGGACGGGACAACGCTGCCGGCGTCGTTCGAGGTTCTCGCCATCGGGGACCCGGCGACCCTCGAGGGTGGCCTCGCGATCCGGGGTGGCGCGCTCGAGCTCCTCGAGGCCGGCGGCGACCTCGCGGTGGCGGTTTCCGCTCAGACGGAGGTGGAGGTCCCCCCGCTACGCTGA
- a CDS encoding small basic family protein → MAALIGLVVGAVLALVFQPTVSPEQSRFLAVIVVAALDAAFGGIRSMLDKTFSDRVFVVSFASNAALAVGLVWIGDQLGVNFVTAVAVVFGIRIFQNMSAIRRRIFGG, encoded by the coding sequence GTGGCGGCGTTGATCGGTCTCGTCGTCGGCGCGGTCCTCGCGCTCGTCTTCCAGCCGACGGTGTCGCCCGAGCAGTCACGGTTCCTGGCTGTGATCGTGGTCGCGGCGCTCGATGCGGCCTTCGGTGGGATCCGCTCGATGCTCGACAAGACGTTCTCTGATCGCGTCTTCGTCGTGTCGTTCGCCTCGAACGCTGCTCTGGCCGTCGGTCTCGTGTGGATCGGTGATCAACTCGGCGTCAACTTCGTCACGGCTGTTGCCGTCGTGTTCGGGATCCGGATCTTCCAGAACATGTCCGCGATCCGACGGCGGATCTTCGGAGGCTGA
- a CDS encoding DUF881 domain-containing protein has protein sequence MRSRATLAAVLALLGFLLVLALTTEPPRREGAESRRSQLIDLIETRREEIDDLDARVASLRNEVTSAQDEVAAAGDDEARERREKLQDAAGLTSRSGSGLRITLDDPPPELVTDPRAAPFQIIDRDLQRLVNALWAAGADAVSIGGERLVATSAIRNGGDTITVNFRPLAPPYEIIAPGADVDALEGSHIARDLHRWTERYGVTFDVEVAGDLEVPGYQARTRLQYATPIASGERRP, from the coding sequence GTGAGATCTCGGGCGACGCTGGCGGCTGTGCTGGCACTGCTCGGGTTCCTCCTCGTCCTGGCGCTCACCACCGAACCGCCCCGGCGTGAGGGAGCGGAGTCCCGCCGCTCGCAGCTGATCGACCTCATCGAGACGCGCCGGGAGGAGATCGACGATCTCGATGCCCGGGTGGCGAGCCTCCGCAACGAGGTCACGTCGGCTCAGGACGAGGTGGCGGCAGCAGGCGACGACGAGGCGCGGGAACGTCGGGAGAAGCTCCAGGATGCCGCCGGCCTCACGTCCCGGTCCGGCTCGGGTCTGCGCATCACGCTCGACGATCCGCCACCGGAGCTCGTCACGGATCCCCGTGCCGCTCCCTTCCAGATCATCGACCGCGATCTCCAGCGCCTCGTCAACGCCCTGTGGGCCGCCGGTGCCGACGCCGTGTCGATCGGCGGTGAGCGTCTGGTCGCCACCAGCGCCATACGGAACGGCGGTGACACCATCACCGTGAACTTCCGACCCCTCGCTCCGCCCTACGAGATCATCGCCCCGGGTGCCGACGTCGATGCCCTCGAGGGATCGCACATCGCACGCGACTTGCACCGCTGGACGGAGCGCTACGGGGTGACCTTCGATGTGGAGGTCGCCGGCGATCTCGAGGTACCCGGCTACCAGGCCCGGACCCGCTTGCAGTACGCGACCCCGATCGCCTCCGGGGAGCGTCGCCCGTGA
- a CDS encoding mannose-1-phosphate guanyltransferase: protein MKAVIMAGGEGTRLRPLTSTQPKPMMPLANKPMMEHIVNLLTQHGLDDVVVTVAYLANQIRTYFGDGSEHGVRMRYATEESPLGTAGSVRNASAELDDTFLVISGDVLTDIDLTATLKAHRDSGADATIALKRVDNPLEFGIVITRDDGSIERFLEKPGWGQVFSDTINTGIYVLEPRIFDFIPEGEVVDFSGDVFPKMLEQGLSIHGHVMGGYWEDVGTLEAYLRAHTDVLDGAVAVDIGGFRISENVWLGEGSDIDPRARVDGPVVIGDNCTIESGAHLREYTVLGTDVVVKHDAFLERSVVHDHSYLAPSVRLRGAVVGRSTDIRQGVQAEEGVVLGDETFVGDGAVINPGVKIFPFKSVDAGAVVTSSIVWESHGARTLFGPRGVRGLANVDITPEVAVRLAGAYGTSLKKGSVVTVSRDTSRAARSLKRAVISGLNMAGVRVEDLELAPVPLTRFHVRSERAQGGITLRLAPGDPNSVEIRFFDAGGRDMSEAAQRKIERLLSREDYRRAFAGDIGDIVFPPRAFEYYTAALEEAVDAPALRDRGFKVVLDYSFGASSIVMPNVLAKIGAEVLAVNPYASTAPALAAVDDEARIPFLEDLVRTSGSDLGLILDPDGETATVVDDRGRSLTNTEAMLALVSLVSSTMNDARIVLPVSVSSHARRIAEENGAEVVWTKLAQSAVTALADRGNIDLAVAPDGGFIWPEFLPASDATATLAKLLDLLRAAGCRLSDVVNGLPAVHVVRDEVPTPWESKGAVMRAMIERTKDREVQLVDGVKVFHDDAWALVLPDPEEPLTHVWAEATSEQEAQQLAQEYARRIRQSMR from the coding sequence ATGAAGGCCGTGATCATGGCGGGTGGTGAGGGAACGCGCCTGCGACCGCTCACGAGCACCCAACCCAAGCCGATGATGCCCCTGGCGAACAAGCCGATGATGGAGCACATCGTCAACCTGCTCACCCAACACGGCCTCGACGACGTCGTCGTGACGGTCGCCTACCTCGCCAACCAGATCCGCACCTACTTCGGTGACGGCTCGGAGCACGGTGTCCGGATGCGCTACGCCACCGAGGAGTCACCACTCGGGACCGCCGGATCCGTGCGCAACGCCTCGGCAGAGCTCGACGACACCTTCCTCGTCATCTCCGGTGACGTCCTCACCGACATCGATCTCACTGCCACACTGAAGGCACATCGGGATTCCGGAGCCGACGCCACGATCGCCCTGAAGAGGGTCGACAACCCCCTCGAGTTCGGGATCGTCATCACCCGCGACGACGGCTCCATCGAGCGATTCCTCGAGAAGCCCGGCTGGGGCCAGGTGTTCTCCGACACGATCAACACGGGTATCTACGTTCTGGAGCCGCGGATCTTCGACTTCATCCCCGAAGGCGAGGTGGTCGACTTCTCGGGCGATGTGTTCCCGAAGATGCTGGAGCAGGGCCTGTCCATCCACGGTCACGTGATGGGCGGCTACTGGGAGGACGTCGGGACCCTGGAGGCCTATCTCCGGGCGCACACGGACGTCCTCGACGGTGCCGTCGCGGTCGACATCGGCGGCTTCCGCATCAGCGAGAACGTCTGGCTGGGCGAGGGCTCCGACATCGATCCCCGGGCACGTGTCGACGGCCCGGTCGTGATCGGCGACAACTGCACCATCGAGTCGGGTGCACACCTGCGCGAGTACACCGTGCTCGGAACCGACGTCGTCGTCAAGCACGACGCGTTCCTGGAGCGCAGCGTGGTGCACGACCACAGCTACCTGGCGCCCTCGGTCCGGCTACGCGGTGCCGTGGTCGGACGCTCCACCGACATCCGCCAGGGAGTCCAGGCCGAGGAGGGCGTGGTGCTCGGCGACGAGACGTTCGTCGGCGACGGCGCAGTGATCAACCCGGGCGTGAAGATCTTTCCCTTCAAGTCCGTCGACGCGGGCGCTGTCGTCACGTCGTCGATCGTCTGGGAGAGCCACGGGGCCCGCACCCTGTTCGGCCCTCGGGGAGTACGTGGCCTGGCCAATGTCGACATCACACCCGAGGTCGCCGTCCGTCTCGCCGGTGCCTACGGGACGTCGCTGAAGAAGGGTTCCGTTGTCACGGTCAGTCGTGACACCAGCCGTGCGGCGCGGTCACTCAAGCGCGCGGTCATCTCGGGTCTCAACATGGCGGGCGTGCGGGTCGAGGACCTCGAGCTCGCCCCCGTGCCTCTCACGAGGTTCCACGTACGCAGTGAACGTGCCCAGGGGGGTATCACTCTCCGGTTGGCCCCCGGTGATCCGAACAGCGTGGAGATCCGCTTCTTCGACGCCGGTGGGCGCGACATGTCCGAGGCGGCGCAGCGAAAGATCGAGCGTCTGTTGTCGCGGGAGGACTACCGGCGGGCGTTCGCCGGCGACATCGGTGACATCGTCTTCCCGCCTCGCGCGTTCGAGTACTACACGGCTGCGCTGGAAGAGGCCGTCGACGCCCCGGCCCTTCGCGACCGGGGCTTCAAGGTCGTCCTCGACTACAGCTTCGGAGCGTCGTCGATCGTGATGCCGAACGTGCTGGCGAAGATCGGCGCGGAAGTGCTCGCCGTCAACCCGTACGCGAGCACGGCGCCGGCGCTCGCCGCCGTCGACGACGAGGCCCGCATCCCGTTCCTCGAGGATCTCGTCCGGACGTCGGGGAGCGATCTCGGCCTGATCCTCGACCCTGACGGCGAAACAGCGACGGTGGTCGACGACCGCGGTCGGTCCCTGACGAACACCGAGGCGATGCTGGCACTGGTGTCGCTCGTGAGCTCCACGATGAACGATGCCCGAATCGTGCTCCCGGTGTCGGTGAGCAGCCACGCCCGGCGGATCGCCGAGGAGAACGGCGCCGAGGTCGTGTGGACCAAGTTGGCGCAGTCCGCGGTGACCGCGCTCGCCGACCGCGGGAACATCGACCTGGCGGTCGCTCCCGACGGCGGCTTCATCTGGCCCGAGTTCCTCCCGGCGTCCGACGCGACGGCCACGCTCGCCAAGCTGCTCGATCTCCTGCGCGCCGCGGGGTGCCGGCTCTCGGATGTGGTCAACGGGCTTCCCGCCGTCCACGTCGTACGTGACGAGGTTCCCACGCCGTGGGAGAGCAAGGGTGCGGTGATGCGGGCGATGATCGAGCGGACCAAGGACCGGGAGGTCCAACTCGTCGACGGCGTGAAGGTCTTCCACGACGACGCGTGGGCGCTCGTCCTTCCCGACCCCGAGGAGCCGCTGACCCACGTGTGGGCGGAGGCGACATCGGAGCAGGAGGCACAGCAGCTCGCCCAGGAGTACGCCCGGCGCATCCGGCAGTCGATGCGCTGA
- a CDS encoding CDP-alcohol phosphatidyltransferase family protein has translation MSRRARGSSRVLTVPNVITAVRLAFVPVFLWLLLAEDERVAAAILLGILGATDWVDGWIARTFDQESELGRIIDPVADRVLLFSAVIGLYVDGTAPRWILLLVFIREVFVTTATVGLAAAGARRIDVTWVGKAGTFALMFALPMFLLADSTGFIPGVWEFGAWCFAIGGLLLSWWALIRYIPIGREALREGRAARDGVGSGP, from the coding sequence ATGAGCCGGCGAGCGAGGGGGAGCAGCCGCGTCCTGACCGTGCCGAACGTGATCACGGCGGTGCGCCTCGCTTTCGTGCCCGTGTTCCTCTGGCTCCTGCTCGCCGAGGACGAACGCGTTGCCGCCGCGATCCTGCTCGGCATCCTGGGTGCGACCGACTGGGTCGACGGCTGGATCGCCCGCACCTTCGACCAGGAGTCGGAGCTCGGCCGGATCATCGATCCTGTCGCCGACCGGGTGCTCCTCTTCTCTGCCGTGATCGGCCTCTATGTCGACGGAACGGCGCCACGGTGGATTCTGCTCCTCGTCTTCATCCGCGAGGTCTTCGTGACGACCGCCACCGTCGGCCTCGCCGCCGCCGGGGCGCGGCGGATCGATGTCACGTGGGTGGGCAAGGCGGGGACCTTCGCGCTCATGTTCGCGCTGCCGATGTTCCTCCTGGCCGACTCCACGGGCTTCATTCCCGGCGTCTGGGAGTTCGGGGCGTGGTGCTTCGCCATCGGGGGACTGCTCCTCAGCTGGTGGGCACTCATCCGCTACATCCCGATCGGCCGCGAAGCTCTCCGGGAGGGCCGCGCTGCGCGCGACGGCGTAGGGTCGGGGCCATGA
- a CDS encoding L,D-transpeptidase family protein codes for MRPVGTDPGADRIVGSLAGMRSRRPRPHAVLAVAVALGALGGVGAACSGGGTDGSASSPAPAPTPEVTTAPVPTEAPHEFRSLVATATVPEVRVFDEPDAPAPSRTLTNPTEVGGPLVFLVDEERDDGWLQVLLPVRPNGTTGWIRASDVELAGNDFHITVELGAHTITLYDGDEVVLSEPVGVGRGNAPTPGGRFYIKELLQPPEPGTVYGPYAYGLSGFSNTFETFNGGDGVIGIHGNNDPSSIGTDVSHGCIRLPNDAIVRMVEEIGVPLGTPVEVVA; via the coding sequence ATGCGACCGGTCGGCACCGATCCCGGCGCCGACCGCATCGTCGGTAGCCTCGCCGGGATGCGCTCCAGGAGACCACGCCCCCACGCCGTCCTCGCTGTCGCGGTCGCGCTCGGAGCCCTCGGTGGTGTCGGTGCCGCGTGCTCGGGCGGTGGAACCGACGGTTCCGCGTCGTCGCCGGCCCCTGCCCCCACGCCCGAGGTCACCACCGCGCCGGTCCCGACCGAGGCACCGCACGAGTTCAGGAGCCTCGTCGCCACCGCGACAGTTCCGGAGGTCCGGGTCTTCGACGAGCCCGACGCCCCCGCACCGAGCCGCACCCTGACGAACCCGACCGAGGTGGGTGGGCCGCTCGTGTTCCTCGTCGACGAGGAGCGCGACGACGGGTGGCTCCAGGTACTGCTCCCCGTGCGCCCGAACGGGACGACGGGCTGGATCCGGGCGTCGGACGTCGAGCTGGCGGGCAACGACTTCCACATCACCGTGGAGCTCGGCGCCCACACGATCACGCTCTACGACGGCGACGAGGTGGTGCTCTCCGAGCCCGTCGGAGTCGGACGCGGCAATGCGCCGACCCCCGGGGGGCGCTTCTACATCAAGGAGCTCCTCCAGCCACCGGAGCCCGGGACGGTGTACGGGCCGTACGCCTACGGGCTGTCGGGGTTCTCGAACACGTTCGAGACCTTCAACGGCGGCGATGGAGTCATCGGCATCCACGGAAACAACGACCCGTCGTCCATCGGCACCGACGTGTCCCACGGTTGCATCCGCCTGCCCAACGACGCCATCGTCCGCATGGTCGAGGAGATCGGCGTCCCCTTGGGCACACCCGTCGAGGTCGTGGCGTAG
- a CDS encoding NifU N-terminal domain-containing protein — protein sequence MVSVRATRTPNPNAMKFTLDVALPRGLESKQGDEPEDPFEAALLGIDGVESVFGVNDFVTIIRQDDAEWNDIVCAVEDVVCDHLDEAEAGEADDSVAAAQKLLRDAASGPSATPVEIGREPNRDDDRA from the coding sequence ATGGTCTCCGTTCGCGCCACGCGCACCCCCAATCCCAACGCCATGAAGTTCACCCTCGACGTGGCACTTCCCCGTGGCCTGGAGTCGAAGCAGGGCGACGAGCCGGAGGACCCGTTCGAGGCGGCTCTCCTGGGGATCGACGGTGTCGAGAGCGTCTTCGGTGTCAACGACTTCGTGACGATCATCCGCCAGGACGACGCGGAGTGGAACGACATCGTCTGCGCCGTCGAGGACGTGGTGTGTGACCACCTCGATGAGGCGGAGGCCGGCGAAGCCGACGATTCCGTGGCGGCTGCGCAGAAGCTCCTTCGGGACGCCGCGTCGGGACCCTCCGCCACCCCGGTGGAGATCGGCCGGGAGCCGAATCGGGACGACGACCGGGCCTGA
- the der gene encoding ribosome biogenesis GTPase Der produces MPLPSGPLPLVAVVGRPNVGKSTLVNRVVGRRTAIVEERPGVTRDRRILDAEWAGVAFRIADTGGWLDAARQPGDPSPLVARVSEQAEQAIATADVVMLVVDGVVGVTEEDEQVARLLRNADVPVVLAANKVDGHTAELELWQFSRLGLGDAFPVSALHGRGSGDLLDAVVAALPAEGGGPSPESDGPAEPSGTGTRAGATAEEASTAPLGVAVVGRPNVGKSTLFNRLVGEERTIVHDEPGTTRDAVDTLVETPEGVIRFVDTAGMRRQARVDHGTEHYSVLRTLEAVDRADVALLVVDASEGVTHQDQRLAERIDAAGTAVVIVCNKWDLVSGEQRDQVLVDVADRLGFLAYAPVLRTSATTGSKVSSILPALRQAEDAYRSRVPTGELNRVITDAQRRHPPPARGRRRPRVLYATQGASEPPTFTLFASGRLPATYLRYLERRIREAFDMGPTPLKIRVRVKSD; encoded by the coding sequence GTGCCGCTGCCATCCGGACCGCTGCCGCTCGTCGCCGTCGTCGGCCGCCCGAACGTGGGCAAGTCGACACTCGTCAACCGGGTCGTGGGTCGTCGCACCGCCATCGTGGAGGAGCGCCCGGGTGTCACCCGTGACCGTCGGATCCTCGACGCCGAGTGGGCGGGTGTGGCGTTCCGGATCGCCGACACCGGAGGATGGCTCGACGCCGCGCGTCAGCCGGGGGACCCGTCACCCCTCGTGGCCAGGGTCAGTGAGCAAGCCGAACAGGCGATCGCCACCGCCGACGTCGTGATGCTCGTGGTCGACGGCGTGGTCGGCGTGACCGAGGAGGACGAGCAGGTGGCCCGCCTGCTCCGGAACGCCGATGTGCCGGTGGTGCTGGCGGCCAACAAGGTCGACGGCCACACAGCGGAGCTGGAGCTGTGGCAGTTCTCCCGCCTCGGCCTCGGTGACGCGTTCCCGGTGTCGGCCCTCCACGGCCGCGGGAGCGGGGATCTCCTCGACGCCGTCGTGGCGGCGCTGCCCGCGGAGGGTGGCGGACCTTCGCCGGAGAGCGACGGTCCCGCGGAACCGTCGGGGACCGGGACGCGGGCGGGGGCGACGGCCGAGGAGGCCTCGACGGCGCCGCTGGGCGTCGCTGTCGTCGGCCGTCCCAACGTGGGCAAATCGACTCTCTTCAACCGACTGGTGGGGGAGGAGCGCACGATCGTGCACGACGAGCCGGGAACCACCCGCGACGCGGTCGACACCCTGGTGGAGACGCCCGAAGGTGTCATCCGCTTCGTCGACACCGCCGGGATGCGCCGGCAGGCCCGTGTCGATCACGGGACCGAGCACTACAGCGTGCTGCGGACCCTCGAGGCCGTCGACCGCGCCGACGTGGCACTTCTCGTGGTCGACGCCTCCGAGGGTGTGACACATCAGGACCAACGCCTCGCCGAGCGCATCGACGCGGCCGGCACCGCCGTCGTGATCGTGTGCAACAAGTGGGATCTCGTGTCCGGCGAACAGCGGGACCAGGTGCTCGTGGACGTCGCCGACCGCCTCGGCTTCCTCGCCTACGCGCCCGTGCTGCGGACGTCGGCCACGACGGGCTCGAAGGTGTCGTCCATCCTGCCGGCTCTCCGCCAGGCCGAGGACGCCTACCGGTCCCGGGTACCCACCGGAGAGCTGAACCGGGTGATCACCGACGCGCAGCGCAGGCACCCGCCGCCGGCCCGGGGTCGGCGGCGGCCCCGCGTGCTCTATGCCACACAGGGAGCGAGCGAGCCCCCGACCTTCACGCTGTTCGCCTCGGGGCGGCTCCCCGCGACGTACCTGCGCTACCTCGAGCGCCGCATCCGGGAGGCCTTCGACATGGGCCCGACACCTCTCAAGATCAGGGTGCGAGTGAAGAGCGACTGA
- a CDS encoding DUF512 domain-containing protein has product MSTARVVAVTPGSPAAAAGLRAGDEILALCGEPLRDVIAYQISSDEPEVALEYRRGDRTADVLVSKPAGAPLGLELESSVFDRVRTCDNHCPFCFIHQLPRGMRRSLYLRDDDYRLSFLYGNFTTLTRFTEADLERVVTEKLTPLYVSIHATDPALRARLLRNPRGATSLRWLRALLDEGVEVHGQIVVCPGVNDGPALDDTLLGVIDRYPELSTLGIVPLGISDHSTEEEMRAHTVAEAAAVVDTVERWQARYERALGRRLAFVSDEYYLLARRPFPALDHYERIEQHENGIGMVRTFEAEVEAALVGHEVDVTGTRAGFFAWADGTAAPGCAATARPTGQWREIDGAPGEGYRAPRTATDPPGVEVTLTPGRTRPVWLLTGSYGAMALGPVIGRLGKLSDVPVRLREVPNRFFGGNIGVTGLLTGRDIASALSEVPGSDRVLLPDVVLSDDRFLDGSTLADLPRPVEVVPTDGASLVGALGLRAAAR; this is encoded by the coding sequence ATGTCCACGGCACGCGTCGTGGCGGTGACACCCGGCTCACCGGCGGCAGCCGCCGGTCTTCGGGCGGGTGACGAGATTCTCGCCCTCTGCGGTGAGCCGTTGCGCGACGTCATCGCCTACCAGATCTCCAGCGACGAACCGGAGGTCGCCCTCGAGTACCGACGCGGGGACCGTACAGCCGATGTCCTCGTGTCGAAACCCGCCGGCGCACCGCTCGGTCTCGAGCTCGAGAGCTCGGTGTTCGACCGGGTCCGGACCTGCGACAACCACTGCCCGTTCTGCTTCATCCACCAGCTCCCGCGGGGGATGAGAAGGAGCCTCTACCTGCGCGACGACGACTACCGGCTGTCCTTCCTCTACGGGAACTTCACGACCCTCACCCGTTTCACCGAGGCAGACCTCGAGCGCGTCGTCACCGAGAAGCTCACACCGCTCTACGTGAGCATCCACGCCACCGACCCGGCTCTTCGGGCTCGGCTGCTCCGCAACCCGCGCGGTGCCACGAGCCTGCGCTGGCTCCGTGCGCTCCTCGACGAGGGCGTCGAGGTCCACGGGCAGATCGTCGTGTGCCCGGGAGTCAACGACGGGCCGGCACTCGACGACACCCTGCTCGGGGTGATCGACCGGTATCCGGAGCTGTCGACGCTCGGCATCGTCCCGCTCGGCATCAGCGACCACAGCACCGAGGAGGAGATGCGCGCCCACACCGTCGCCGAGGCGGCCGCCGTGGTCGACACCGTCGAGCGTTGGCAGGCGCGCTACGAGAGAGCGCTCGGTCGTCGCCTGGCCTTCGTGTCCGACGAGTACTACCTGCTCGCACGACGGCCGTTCCCGGCGCTCGACCACTACGAGAGGATCGAGCAGCACGAGAACGGTATCGGCATGGTGCGGACCTTCGAGGCGGAGGTCGAGGCCGCCCTGGTCGGACACGAGGTCGACGTCACGGGCACGAGAGCGGGCTTCTTCGCATGGGCCGACGGCACGGCGGCCCCCGGTTGTGCGGCGACGGCACGTCCCACCGGTCAGTGGCGCGAGATCGACGGCGCACCCGGTGAGGGGTACCGGGCGCCACGGACCGCGACCGACCCGCCGGGTGTCGAGGTCACCCTCACTCCGGGCCGGACGCGCCCGGTGTGGCTCCTCACCGGCTCGTACGGCGCCATGGCCCTGGGCCCGGTGATCGGGAGGCTCGGGAAGCTGAGCGACGTGCCGGTGCGACTGCGGGAGGTCCCGAACCGCTTCTTCGGGGGCAACATCGGTGTGACGGGGCTGCTCACCGGCCGGGACATCGCGTCGGCGCTCTCCGAGGTCCCCGGGAGCGACCGTGTCCTACTGCCCGACGTCGTCCTGTCGGACGACCGGTTCCTCGACGGTTCGACGCTCGCGGATCTGCCGCGGCCGGTGGAGGTCGTGCCGACAGACGGTGCGAGCCTCGTGGGGGCTCTCGGTCTCCGTGCGGCCGCGCGCTGA
- the ispH gene encoding 4-hydroxy-3-methylbut-2-enyl diphosphate reductase: protein MAPDKVLLAEPRGFCAGVEMAIKALAWMVRLFEPPVYCFHEIVHNQLVVDRFRRLGVVFVDAIDDVPPGGVVMLSAHGSAPEVVAAARAEDRFVVDAVCPLVTKVHHEARTRARKGYTVLYVGHAGHDEAEGTLAEAPGQMRLVEHEEDLDAVIDSVDDPDRVALLAQTTLSLSDWEGIRERSRDAFPELWTASRDDLCFATTNRQAALREIADRSDAVIVIGSANSSNTLALAKVARDAGCETVLRIDGADELDLGAIADARIVGVTAGASAPEELVEEVIAVLDPADGVEAVPVTDEHEYFPPPRELRDLMGTLDSLLALLVAADPVTAQRPGPFTADREADASLTLAALPH from the coding sequence GTGGCTCCCGACAAGGTTCTGCTCGCCGAACCGCGCGGCTTCTGCGCCGGTGTCGAGATGGCGATCAAGGCCCTGGCCTGGATGGTCCGGCTCTTCGAGCCGCCCGTCTACTGCTTCCATGAGATCGTGCACAACCAGCTCGTCGTCGACCGGTTCCGGCGCCTCGGTGTCGTCTTCGTCGACGCGATCGACGACGTACCACCGGGTGGGGTCGTGATGCTCTCGGCCCACGGATCGGCACCCGAGGTCGTCGCCGCCGCCCGTGCCGAGGACCGCTTCGTGGTCGATGCCGTGTGCCCTCTCGTCACCAAGGTCCACCACGAGGCACGGACCCGTGCCCGGAAGGGCTACACCGTCCTCTACGTCGGCCACGCCGGCCACGACGAGGCGGAGGGGACACTGGCCGAGGCACCCGGGCAGATGCGCCTGGTGGAACACGAGGAAGATCTCGACGCCGTCATCGACTCCGTCGACGACCCCGATCGCGTCGCCCTGCTGGCACAGACCACGCTCTCACTGAGCGACTGGGAGGGGATCCGGGAGCGCTCCCGCGACGCGTTCCCCGAGCTGTGGACCGCCTCGCGTGACGACCTGTGCTTCGCCACGACGAACCGGCAGGCGGCTCTGCGTGAGATCGCCGACCGCTCCGATGCTGTCATCGTGATCGGGAGCGCCAACTCCTCGAACACGCTGGCGCTCGCCAAGGTGGCGCGCGACGCCGGGTGCGAGACGGTGCTGCGCATCGACGGCGCCGACGAGCTCGACCTCGGTGCGATCGCCGACGCACGCATCGTCGGGGTCACGGCCGGCGCCAGCGCTCCCGAGGAGCTCGTCGAGGAGGTGATCGCCGTTCTCGACCCCGCCGACGGCGTCGAGGCGGTCCCCGTCACCGACGAGCACGAGTACTTCCCACCGCCGCGCGAATTGCGGGACCTGATGGGGACCCTCGACAGCCTGCTGGCCCTGCTCGTGGCCGCGGATCCTGTGACGGCGCAGCGACCCGGTCCGTTCACCGCCGACCGGGAGGCCGACGCCTCCCTGACCCTGGCCGCCCTTCCCCACTGA